TTGAGACCCGCAACGAGCTTCTCGAACGCGTCGCTCATGTCGGGGATCGAGCCCCCGATGAGCGCGAGCGTGGGTCCGCTGAAGACCTCGGTGAGGGTGAGCTTCACGCCGTCTCCAGCGGGCTCGAGCTCGAACGTGCATCCGCCGTGAGCTCGAGCCGTGCAGGGGGCGGGCGCGATCGATATGGTCGAGGGGTGAACCGGTGCCCGGTGCTGCGGCGTCTCGTCCCGATGACCGCGTTCTGGCTCGCCGCGTGCCAGGAGCCCGCGGCGGCCGCGCCGGCGATCGACGCCCCCCCGCTGACGCTGGTGCGCGAGGATCCCAGCGACGCGCCCATCGCGGGGATCGAAGACGCGCTGCTGGCGCGCTTCGAAGAAGGCGACGCGCGCTTCGAGCTCCCGTTCCGAGACAGCCAGGGCCTCGGCCCCCTCTACGTGCACCGATCCTGCGCGAGCTGTCACGAGGACGACGGGCGCGGACCGGGCGCCGTGCGGCGCGTGGCCTTCCTCGGCGACCGCGCCGCGCGCGCAGCCCGGCTGCCGCACGGCGACGTCGTGCGCCCGAGGCTCGCGGCCGGCGCCGCGCACGCGCTGCTCGCGCCCGAGGGCGACGACGTGCGCGAAGAGCTGCGGCTCGGCCCACCCATCTTCGCCCGCGGCTACCTCGAGGCGGTGCCCGACGAGACGATCCGGGGGTACGCGCGCGCGCAGTCCGAGCGCGACGACGGCATCCACGGGCGCGCGCACGAGGTGCCGCGCGCGTCCGCGGTGCCTCTGCGCGACGAGACCCCGCGGCTCGGGCGCTTCGGGCTGAAGGCGCGCATCGCCAGCCTCGAGGAGTTCGTGGCGGACGCGCTCGTCTCGGACATGGGGCTGACCTCCCCGCTCCGCCCCGAGGAGCCCAGCAACCCCGACGGCCTTGCGGACGATCTGCGCCCCGGCGTCGACGTCGAGCGCGACGTGGTCGACCTGATCACCGACTACGTGCGCCTCCTCGCCCTCCCCCGCCGTGACGCGGACGTGGAAGACGCCTCGGCCCTCTTCGAGGCCGCGCGCTGCGGCGTCTGCCACGTGCCGCGGGTCCGCACGCGGCGCGACCACCCCGTGGACGCCCTCCGGGGCGTGGAGGTCAGCCTGTACACGGATCTGCTGCTCCACGACATGGGCGAGGGCCTCGCGGACGGCATCCCCGAGCACGACGCCACGGGGTCCGAGTGGCGCACGGCGCCGCTGATCGGCCTCCGGTTCTCGCAACGATTCTTGCACGACGGAAGCGCGCGGACGGTGGCCGAGGCCATCGCGGCGCACGCCTCGGAGGGATCGGAGGCGAACGACAGCGTGCGGCGCTTCGACGCGCTGGCCCCGCGCGACCGGGCGCGGCTGGTGGCCTGGGTGGAGGCGCTGTGAGGCGCGCCTGCCTGGCGCTGCTGCTGATCGCGTGCTCGGAGCCGCCGAGCGCGACGCCCCCTCCCGCCGTGCCCGCGCGCGAGCGCGCCACACGGGACGTCAAGGCCTATGTCGACGCGCGCGTGGCGGATCTCGTCCGCGCGACCGAGGGGCTCTGCGCCGCCGCGCCCGCGCCGGACGACGACGGCTGGTCCATCGAGGCGGACCGCGAGGCGGTCGACGCGATGCGGGCGTACTGGCGTCAGGCCCGCGGCGCATACGAGCGGGTCGAGGGCGCCATCGCCATCCTCTTCCCCCAGCTCGACCTGGACGTGGACGGCCGGTACGAGCACGTGGCGGAG
This window of the Sandaracinaceae bacterium genome carries:
- a CDS encoding di-heme oxidoredictase family protein produces the protein MNRCPVLRRLVPMTAFWLAACQEPAAAAPAIDAPPLTLVREDPSDAPIAGIEDALLARFEEGDARFELPFRDSQGLGPLYVHRSCASCHEDDGRGPGAVRRVAFLGDRAARAARLPHGDVVRPRLAAGAAHALLAPEGDDVREELRLGPPIFARGYLEAVPDETIRGYARAQSERDDGIHGRAHEVPRASAVPLRDETPRLGRFGLKARIASLEEFVADALVSDMGLTSPLRPEEPSNPDGLADDLRPGVDVERDVVDLITDYVRLLALPRRDADVEDASALFEAARCGVCHVPRVRTRRDHPVDALRGVEVSLYTDLLLHDMGEGLADGIPEHDATGSEWRTAPLIGLRFSQRFLHDGSARTVAEAIAAHASEGSEANDSVRRFDALAPRDRARLVAWVEAL